Proteins encoded within one genomic window of Brassica rapa cultivar Chiifu-401-42 chromosome A09, CAAS_Brap_v3.01, whole genome shotgun sequence:
- the LOC103836940 gene encoding LOW QUALITY PROTEIN: putative pectinesterase/pectinesterase inhibitor 38 (The sequence of the model RefSeq protein was modified relative to this genomic sequence to represent the inferred CDS: inserted 7 bases in 4 codons; deleted 2 bases in 2 codons; substituted 2 bases at 2 genomic stop codons), producing MYKKNPIIMHMLPHYRTKTMVARGETVKCYTILISCLVNSMVLGNEMCDQTPHPSQCNTLVIQHXSVTEFLKVSMERTLDDALKAKNDTYSQFDSEQGAWEDCMELYDRTIHRLNQSESCPKDVYCSRSDVHAWLSTALTNLETCREGMSELGLSSDTLQGGGGGGITIDITNALAISKGMEEANGNVQFRWGYQKXQWIIRRRRRSPDAMVAQDGSGDYKTIQEAVDGAGERPRGSKWYVIHVKXQEYVKVGIKSHNIMIIGDXKSKGRGFSTFKSATFVARDMTIRNTAGTENKQAVALRSDSDRSVYYSIQGYQDTLYVHTRASVFRKCNIYGTVDFIFGNAAAVFQNCSILAPLXRPWPSYAMTVVIGTFLGPLIEPKGWPGSSTTNRVNXTGFHVISDIEEARQFTLHNFIDAASWLPSAKVPFTTHL from the exons atgtataaaaaaaatccCATCATCATGCATATGTTACCTCATTATAGAACAAAAACGATGGTTGCTCGTGGAGAAACTGTAAAATGTTACACCATTCTTATTAGTTGTCTTGTTAACTCAATGGTTCTTGGAAATGAAATGTGCGATCAAACGCCGCACCCCAGTCAATGCAACACACTTGTGATTCAAC CCAGCGTGACAGAGTTCCTGAAGGTGTCCATGGAACGAACACTAGATGATGCCTTGAAAGCCAAGAACGACACCTACTCTCAGTTTGATTCAGAGCAA GGAGCTTGGGAGGATTGTATGGAATTGTACGACCGGACCATCCACAGGCTTAACCAGAGCGAGTCGTGTCCAAAGGACGTGTATTGCTCTAGATCGGATGTGCATGCATGGCTCAGCACCGCACTGACCAACCTAGAAACGTGTCGGGAAGGGATGTCAGAGCTAGGTCTCTCGTCTGATACTTTgcagggggggggggggggggggatcaCCATTGATATCACTAACGCCTTGGCCATTAGCAAG GGGATGGAGGAGGCAAACGGTAACGTACAGTTTAGGTGGGGATATCAAAAGTAGCAGTGgataataagaagaagaagaagatcaccGGATGCAATGGTGGCTCAAGATGGCTCAGGGGACTACAAGACGATACAAGAGGCGGTGGATGGTGCGGGAGAGAGGCCCAGGGGAAGCAAATGGTACGTCATACACGTCAA TCAGGAATATGTCAAAGTGGGAATTAAATCTCATAACATCATGATCATCGGAGA CAAAAGCAAAGGCAGAGGATtttccactttcaaatccgCCACGTTTG TGGCGCGAGACATGACGATCAGGAACACGGCGGGGACGGAGAACAAGCAGGCGGTGGCACTGAGATCGGACTCGGACAGGTCAGTGTATTACAGCATCCAAGGGTATCAAGACACGCTGTACGTCCACACT AGGGCGTCAGTTTTCAGGAAGTGCAACATATACGGCACCGTTGACTTCATTTTCGGAAACGCAGCCGCGGTCTTCCAGAACTGCAGTATATTGGCACCGTT ACGTCCATGGCCCTCGTATGCTATGACGGTGGTGATAGGAACGTTCCTTGGTCCTTTGATCGAACCCAAAGGATGGCCGGGTTCGAGTACAACAAACCGGGTCAATTAGACCGGGTTTCATGTGATATCAGATATTGAGGAAGCCCGTCAGTTTACATTACACAACTTCATCGACGCTGCTTCTTGGCTCCCCTCTGCTAAAGTCCCTTTCACCACCCATCTCTGA
- the LOC103836939 gene encoding AT-hook motif nuclear-localized protein 7 produces the protein METSDKISFGVTVIGAEGPSTFHMAPRPSDEIPNQFLGSSLAPMEAPMASASSGDALGKKKRGRPRKYEANGALLPMQICSSASLVKKKRGRGKFNGLDMKMHKRMGFHTSGERFGVGFGSNFTPHIITVNAGEDINMRVISFSQQGPKAICILSANGVISNVTLRHPDSCGGTLTYEGRFEILSLSGTFMETENIGSRGRSGGMSVSLAGPDGRVVGGGVAGLLIAATPIQVVVGSFVTGDQQEHKKPLRKQRVDHTTSSTVMALPPPPPPSVFSSSNPEREQPLPSSLDISSWNNGEDNLRSLDTDINVSSPAH, from the exons ATGGAAACAAGCGATAAAATCAGCTTTGGAGTGACTGTGATAGGAGCAGAAGGTCCATCTACGTTTCATATGGCCCCCAGACCATCGGATGAGATCCCTAACCAGTTTCTTGGCTCATCTCTGGCTCCCATGGAAGCTCCAATGGCTAGTGCAAGCTCGGGGGATGCCttggggaagaagaagaggggCAGACCTCGTAAATATGAAGCCAATGGAGCTCTTTTGCCCATGCAAATTTGTTCATCGGCTTCTCTTGTGAAGAAGAAACGTGGAAGAGGCAAGTTTAATGGTTTAGATATGAAGATGCATAAGCGTATGGGATTCCATACTTCTG GTGAAAGGTTTGGGGTTGGTTTTGGATCAAATTTCACGCCACATATAATCACAGTGAATGCTGGCGAG GATATTAACATGAGAGTCATCTCGTTTTCACAACAAGGACCAAAAgctatttgtattttatcagCAAATGGAGTTATTTCAAACGTCACTCTTCGCCACCCCGATTCCTGCGGTGGTACTCTTACCTACGAG GGTCGGTTTGAGATACTGTCGCTGTCTGGTACTTTTATGGAAACAGAGAATATAGGTTCAAGAGGCCGGTCTGGTGGCATGAGCGTCTCTTTGGCGGGTCCTGATGGTCGTGTTGTTGGTGGCGGCGTGGCTGGCCTGCTCATTGCAGCCACTCCTATTCAG GTTGTTGTTGGCAGTTTTGTAACTGGTGATCAGCAAGAACATAAGAAACCACTAAGGAAGCAACGAGTCGACCATACTACCTCATCAACGGTCATGGCattgcctcctcctcctcctccttccgtCTTCTCATCGTCAAACCCAGAGAGAGAGCAGCCACTTCCATCTTCACTCGACATTTCCAGCTGGAATAACGGAGAGGACAACCTGAGAAGCTTAGACACTGACATCAACGTATCTTCACCGGCTCACTGA
- the LOC103836938 gene encoding LOB domain-containing protein 31 gives MSGSTPSGGSPCGACKFLRRKCVAECIFAPYFDAEEGTAHFAAVHKVFGASNTSKLLLMIPANRRPEAVATLSYEALARLRDPVYGCVGHIFALQHQVMSLQEELAVVKTHLTTLERLPPQPKQQNNSQTEAASSTKAPLIATADHKKNNVSSSLLHIYGMSQEQQQQQPQEGTEVPNESVDFSTLLGLEDPLDRDGDLNTLAREFVSKYLTDGKYRSSSPI, from the exons ATGAGCGGAAGCACCCCTAGCGGTGGAAGTCCGTGCGGCGCATGCAAGTTTCTCCGGCGTAAATGCGTGGCGGAATGCATCTTCGCTCCCTACTTTGACGCAGAGGAAGGGACGGCTCATTTCGCGGCGGTGCACAAGGTTTTTGGGGCCAGCAACACCTCTAAGCTCCTCTTGATGATTCCAGCCAACCGGAGACCTGAAGCCGTCGCAACACTTTCTTACGAGGCTTTGGCTAGGCTTCGCGATCCCGTCTACGGATGCGTTGGTCACATCTTCGCCCTTCAACATCAG GTGATGAGTCTCCAGGAAGAGCTAGCCGTCGTCAAGACTCATCTCACAACCCTTGAACGCCTCCCTCCGCAGCCTAAACAACAAAACAATTCACAGACAGAAGCAGCCTCTTCCACCAAAGCTCCACTCATTGCTACTGCCGATCATAAGAAGAACAACGTGTCTTCCTCCTTGTTACACATTTATGGTATGTCACAAGaacagcagcaacaacaaccaCAGGAAGGTACTGAGGTCCCAAACGAGTCAGTGGATTTTAGCACATTATTGGGCCTGGAAGATCCATTGGACAGGGACGGTGATCTCAACACACTTGCCCGTGAATTTGTCTCTAAGTATTTGACCGATGGCAAATACCGATCATCTTCTCCAATATAA